In Passer domesticus isolate bPasDom1 chromosome 9, bPasDom1.hap1, whole genome shotgun sequence, a genomic segment contains:
- the HESX1 gene encoding homeobox expressed in ES cells 1 isoform X1, with translation MLAEGEGMAGPSLCAAASAASPDRHKVPAFGESKTSHCSFSIESILGLEQKKDGIPAGKPHRPWMDACTSLVLGDDSNPHLQIPVVCYENPLFHARSDPVQEENVLKCEKYFSVTERLSFKRELSWYRGRRPRTAFTRNQIEVLENVFKMNSYPGIDIREELARKLDLDEDRIQIWFQNRRAKLKRSHRESQFLMVKNTFTSSLLE, from the exons ATGCTGGCTGAGGGCGAAGGCATGGCCGGTCCCTCGCTGTGTGCTGCCGCCTCGGCGGCCTCTCCGGACCGGCACAAGGTGCCCGCCTTTGGGGAGAGTAAAACCTCACACTGCTCCTTTTCCATCGAGAGTATATTGGGACTGGAGCAGAAAAAAGATGGCATTCCAGCTGGGAAACCTCACAGACCCTGGATGGATGCGTGCACCAGCTTGG TTTTAGGTGATGACAGTAATCCCCACCTGCAAATCCCTGTTGTTTGCTATGAAAATCCATTATTTCATGCTAGAAGTGATCCAGTGCAGGAGGAAAACGTTttgaaatgtgaaaaatatttttcagtcacTGAAAGGCTGTCTTTCAAACGAGAATTGAGCTGGTATAGGGGTAGAAGACCAAGAACTGCATTCACTAGAAACCAG ATTGAAGTcttggaaaatgtttttaaaatgaactCCTACCCTGGCATTGATATTAGAGAAGAGTTAGCTCGCAAATTAGATTTAGATGAAGACAGGATCCAG ATCTGGTTTCAGAACCGTCGTGCAAAGCTGAAAAGATCCCACAGAGAATCTCAGTTTCTAATGGTGAAAAATACTTTCACCTCCAGCCTGCTGGAGTAG
- the HESX1 gene encoding homeobox expressed in ES cells 1 isoform X2 has protein sequence MCALKESTFSLCWRVEAAVCISILGLEQKKDGIPAGKPHRPWMDACTSLVLGDDSNPHLQIPVVCYENPLFHARSDPVQEENVLKCEKYFSVTERLSFKRELSWYRGRRPRTAFTRNQIEVLENVFKMNSYPGIDIREELARKLDLDEDRIQIWFQNRRAKLKRSHRESQFLMVKNTFTSSLLE, from the exons ATGTGTGCCCTGAAGGAGAGCACATTTTCCCTCTGCTGGAGGGTGGAAGCAGCTGTGTGCATAAG TATATTGGGACTGGAGCAGAAAAAAGATGGCATTCCAGCTGGGAAACCTCACAGACCCTGGATGGATGCGTGCACCAGCTTGG TTTTAGGTGATGACAGTAATCCCCACCTGCAAATCCCTGTTGTTTGCTATGAAAATCCATTATTTCATGCTAGAAGTGATCCAGTGCAGGAGGAAAACGTTttgaaatgtgaaaaatatttttcagtcacTGAAAGGCTGTCTTTCAAACGAGAATTGAGCTGGTATAGGGGTAGAAGACCAAGAACTGCATTCACTAGAAACCAG ATTGAAGTcttggaaaatgtttttaaaatgaactCCTACCCTGGCATTGATATTAGAGAAGAGTTAGCTCGCAAATTAGATTTAGATGAAGACAGGATCCAG ATCTGGTTTCAGAACCGTCGTGCAAAGCTGAAAAGATCCCACAGAGAATCTCAGTTTCTAATGGTGAAAAATACTTTCACCTCCAGCCTGCTGGAGTAG